The genomic segment tccccccgtcagagttggtcaatgtggcccgggaaagggaagtctggggccccctgcttgagctgctccccccgcgacccgaccccggataagcggacgaaaatgagatgagatgagaccaTTGCACTCACTCAGatcctcttttccttttatatcatattgtttaattgCCAAGCCCTGTCTACGCCTATACCGCAGGACTAACCATGGCTATAGCACAGCTCTACCTACGCCTAGACCGAAGCCCTAACTACGCCTATACCCCCAGCTCTACACTTGGAGATGATCCGTCCCCTTACATGTCTGTTCTCTTTTATTCAGGATCCGTGAAACATTCCCTAGGAAATCAGTGAGAATGATAACAAAACAATCTTGCATCGTCAAAGTCCTGGATCCTccctctgatccagatccgCACCATGTTCAACTTtgacccacaaacaaacacactctacAACCAACACATGGACAGGGTGTTAACCCATTTAATGTGCTCATATTAGTTTCAACAGATCCAGCTCAAATTATTGATGATGATATATCAAAAAGCTGTGAAGAGAGGCCACCTCAGGTAATGCAAACAttatataaaactaaataactCATGTAAAAATGTATCCATAAACGAGTAGCAAATTTTCTACTTGTAGAAATGACTAAAGACTGATCAACCTACGTCACAAAGAAGGAAGTAGTTTAGCACTTATATGTAAAGATGttaaactttattaaattaaCCTTATGGAACTTATCATTGTTATATAGCCAGTCTAACctgttctttttattattcCAGGTTGATGGAAAATTACGTCTTTAACAGCTTCACAAGTCACAAGGGATTCTTCGTACATTGTCTTCTTCTCGTTCTTAATTTCCTACATTGTTATGATGGTGGTGGctcgtgatgggtcctggtgggcggcggtggacggtgactgaggactggagtggcgtctggtctggatggtggatcgtggtctggatggttgctgagcatggactgtgcttgcagcgggactgcttggcatgtcatgttggggttgtccttcgggatgtctaccctcatcaaatgctgctagagactttgattattgatgatgtttcctacacgtggcatctattgacttgtgtccgtcctgggagacgggtcctcacatgtgtctctgaggtttctatgtatttgtacctttggtttttagtagtttttccttactcttgctgagggttaaggacagaggatgtctcaccctgttaaagccctatgagatgaattgtaatttgtgaatatgggctatacaaaaaaaatttgattgattgattgatgatggtgatgaataTTGGGATTTCCATTCTAATTGTCATTGATAAGAACCTTCACCAGCCTGTATCTCATGTTCTGCACCTTCTCCACTGAGACACTTGAATTCTTTTTGTCCTAAATCTCCAGCTCGCTCACACTGAGTTGTCCAGTCAGAACCTTGCAGTATTCTCACAGGGAGCTTTACTAGGGAGCTGGCAGGAAAGCTGCTGCAGGTGTTGATAGTTGAATTCCCTTAAGTAGGGATCACATCAATATAAGACAGGTTAAAGTGCAGGTGGCTGTGATCAGCAGGGGCCGACACCAAAGAAGGCACACTGACATCAGACTCCGAAGTATGTATCTAGTACTTTAAATCTTTATATCCTTTacccttttattattattatgtatttactGTTATTCTTCATAGAGAGGAAATACGATACTAATATCATCTCAGCTTTCATTGTTCACTGTGATTTGTTCTGAAGCTAAAACTTCAGATACAAGCTGCAAAAGAAACGAGAAGTAAATCTGCTTACAAAGTACTTTAGCTCTGCTTTGTTGCTTTTCAATGTCCTATAAAAATAATGTGATAGGATTAGACTTTTTTCTAAAGTGACGATGAGAACATTGCTTTATTGTTTCAGGTTGATGGAGAACTCCACCTACAACAGCCTCATACTCCGGTTGGAGGGGTTGAATGTCTCCAATGAATCGATCTACCcagtctttctctttttcttttgctcctATCTGTTTATACTGGTAGCTAACGTAAGCATCCTGGTGCTGATTTTCATAGATAAGAACCTTCACCAGCCGATGTACCTCCTGTTTTGCAACCTTCCATTTAATGATATACTTGGAAACTCCATCATGGTTCCCCGGCTGCTGTCAGACATCCTGCGTCCGCCCTCCGAGCGCTTCATCAGCTACTACGAGTGTGTGCTGCAGGCGTTCACCACGCACATCTACGGCACCACCTGTCACACCATACTGATGATCATGGCCTTTGACAGATACGTGGCCATCTGTAATCCTCTGCGTTACGCCGCCATCATGACCAGCAACATGGTGGTCAAGCTGACCGTGTCTGCCTGGGGCGTGGCCTTTGTTCTGGTGGGGATTCTGCTGGGTTTGACCATAAGACTGAACCGATGCAGGACTCTGATCACGAACCCGTTCTGTGACAACGCCTCGTTGTTCAAACTctcctgtgagagtgtgtttattaataacATCTACGGCCTCACCTTCACCGTGGTCCTGTTCTCAGCTTCTATCGGCAGCATAGTTCTCACCTACGCTAAGATCACAGTCGTGTGTGTGACCAGTAAAAACCAGTCTCTGAACAGTAAGGCCCTGAAGACCTGCAGCACTCACCTGATGGTGTATATGATCATGATCTTTAGTGGAATGTCTTTTATTATTCTGCATCGCTTCCCTCGGTACTCCGACTACAGGAAACTCGCCAGCATTCTGTTCCACGTGATCCCCGGCAGCTTGAACCCCGTCATCTACGGAGTCCAGTCCAGAGAGATACGAAGATTCTTGTCAAAATTGTTTGAGCACAAGAAAATTTGAcaaaaatgagagaaaacatttCCATGTTTAATGTATTAGGTATTGACAAACACacgattatatatatatatatatgtaattaaTTGAGTTATGACTGTTTTACTGTACAACATAGCTTAGTGGTGACATAACAAGGTCTCTATATCTTCCACAATATAATTCTAATTACAAAGGTAATAAATGTTCCTAACAAACTTTGTTTTCCATGATCTCAAGCTGcaaataattcatattattatttggtGAAATGTAGTTATGAAAACGTGAAATGCCCCAGACACAAGTGTGAAttctaaaaatataataaaagttaaattgttttgaaaacgTTTATTGTTATCAAGTGATACATGACTTTCAAGAACAGGATTTGTGACAAGAGGATCTGTTCCAAAGATACAGACACAGTTCGAGATGCAGAAGGAAATTATGCAAATTTactttgttaaataaaagtttgaaaGATGCACGACCACATTGTTCTCAAATTATTCTGACCACTTCTTGACGTCACTGATCTTTTGTAATATTTACTGGGGGATTTTGTTCTGATCAATTTAACTTGGTTTCTATATCCCTATTAtttccaaaaaaaacatacaataatACACATATTTTTCACATCCAAAAGTTAAtcctaaaaaaaacatccacGAAATATCCCGACTAAATCTAGTGAAAATCCATTCAAGTATTGtggtgttattttgtgtt from the Platichthys flesus chromosome 15, fPlaFle2.1, whole genome shotgun sequence genome contains:
- the LOC133969696 gene encoding olfactory receptor 8G17-like, with translation MRTLLYCFRLMENSTYNSLILRLEGLNVSNESIYPVFLFFFCSYLFILVANVSILVLIFIDKNLHQPMYLLFCNLPFNDILGNSIMVPRLLSDILRPPSERFISYYECVLQAFTTHIYGTTCHTILMIMAFDRYVAICNPLRYAAIMTSNMVVKLTVSAWGVAFVLVGILLGLTIRLNRCRTLITNPFCDNASLFKLSCESVFINNIYGLTFTVVLFSASIGSIVLTYAKITVVCVTSKNQSLNSKALKTCSTHLMVYMIMIFSGMSFIILHRFPRYSDYRKLASILFHVIPGSLNPVIYGVQSREIRRFLSKLFEHKKI